The Terriglobia bacterium genome contains the following window.
GGCTGATGCGCGAGGCGGGGCTGGAGGTGCGCGTAGACCCCGCGGGGAACATCCTCGGGCGGCGCGCGGGCGCGGAGAATCTGCCGGTGCTGCTGCTGGGATCACACATCGATTCCGTGCCGCACGGGGGAAATTTCGACGGGGATGTGGGGAGCCTGGGCGCCATCGAAGTGATTCGCGCGCTGAGCGAGCACAAGGTGAAGACGCGGCACCCGCTCGAGGTGGTCATCTGGAGCAACGAAGAGGGGGGACGGTTTTATTCGGGGCTGTTCGGCTCTTCGGCGGCGGCGGGACTCCTGCCGGGGGAGATTGCGGAGCGGCGGGACGACCAGGGCGGCGCGCTGCGCGAATGGCTGGCGCGCATGGGCGGCGATGCGGCGCGCCTCGCAGACGCGAAGATCGCGCCGGGGCGCGTGGCCGGCTACCTGGAGCTGCACATCGAGCAGGGCGCGGTGCTGGACGAAGCGCAGGTGCCGATTGGCGTGGTGCAGGGGATTGTGGGCATCAGCCTGCGGACGTGCACGGCGACGGGCTTTGCGAATCATGCCGGGACGACCCCGATGAACCGGCGCAAGGACGCGCTGGCGGCGGCGTCGCGTGCGGTGCTGGCGCTGCGCGAGGAGGTGCGCGGGGAGCCGGGGCGGCAGGTGGGCACGGTGGGCGAAATGAAGGTGGAGCCGGGGGCCAGCAACGTGATTCCCGGGAAAGTGACGTTCTCGGTGGAACTACGCGATCTCGACGCGGAGAAGATCGCGCGCATCGGCGCGCGAATTCTGCAGCGCTTTGCCGCGATCGCTCGGGAAGAAAACGTGCAGATTACCTGCACTCCGCCGGACCTGGACGAGCCGGCGCTGACCGCGCCGGGATTTCAAGAGGCGATCCGGGCGGCGGCGCGGGAGGCGGGGCTGGCGACGCTGGACCTGCCGAGCGGCGCAGGCCACGACGCGCAGAACGTGGCGCGTTTCGCCCCCGTGGGAATGATCTTCGTGCCCAGCCGCGGAGGGATCAGCCATTCGCCGCTGGAGTACAGCTCGCCCGAACAGGTGGCTAACGGCGCGGAAGTGCTCTACCGGGCGCTGCTGCGGCTGGATGCACAAGCGGAGCCGGGAGTGGCGAGCCGCTAGCAGCGGGGAAGAACCAATACCGGTCATTCTCCGGCTCCGGACGGGGCGGCCCTTCGCAGGACAAAGACCACCTTTCTTCCGGGATTCCACTGGAAAATCGTCAGCGCTGCGGCCGGCCGAGGTCGTCTCGAGGGTTCTGGCGCTTTTTGCGCAAGCTGGCGTTTTCCTGTTCCTTGCGCTCGAATTCGGCGAGTTCTTCCTCGGTATAGGTGTAGGAATCGCGCGTGGCAAACATGGAATTGTTGCGGCTCGCGACCTCCTTCTTTTTTCGCGGGCCTCCGAATTCCCGGCGCACCTGGCGGATGGGGGCTTCGATGGCTCCGGTTTCGACAAGAAGGTCGCTGACCTTTTCGAGGAAATCGTGCAAGTGGAAGGGGCGCAGGGCGAAGGGCAGCCGGGCCTGCTCGATGGCGGGGACAAACGCCGCGCCGCCGGACGCCGGAATCAGATAGAGGACGCGGACGCGGCCGCCCTGGTCCGCGGGGACGCCGGCCACCTCGCGCAAGGTGTGGAAGGCCGGGCTGTCGGTTCCCGTCAAGGCGATATCGGCGATGACCAGGGACCATTCGCCGGTGG
Protein-coding sequences here:
- a CDS encoding Zn-dependent hydrolase, producing the protein MRIAGTILLGTCLLLAAAVPGRPQDAKTAAPTRHVQQERLWRTLEKLGEFGRNPEGGVSRVGFTEADLAGRAYVMGLMREAGLEVRVDPAGNILGRRAGAENLPVLLLGSHIDSVPHGGNFDGDVGSLGAIEVIRALSEHKVKTRHPLEVVIWSNEEGGRFYSGLFGSSAAAGLLPGEIAERRDDQGGALREWLARMGGDAARLADAKIAPGRVAGYLELHIEQGAVLDEAQVPIGVVQGIVGISLRTCTATGFANHAGTTPMNRRKDALAAASRAVLALREEVRGEPGRQVGTVGEMKVEPGASNVIPGKVTFSVELRDLDAEKIARIGARILQRFAAIAREENVQITCTPPDLDEPALTAPGFQEAIRAAAREAGLATLDLPSGAGHDAQNVARFAPVGMIFVPSRGGISHSPLEYSSPEQVANGAEVLYRALLRLDAQAEPGVASR